A window from Halomicrobium urmianum encodes these proteins:
- a CDS encoding HFX_2341 family transcriptional regulator domain-containing protein, with protein sequence MQTAERIHVAPLGFEFDRILLPALEYSADRVVLLEYIASDIERPPYHDELAVALEEEGIDCERRECNIFDLYESVAIIAEIASEHRDHNVYVNLSSGSKITAIAGMIACMATRAAEPYYIRADTYTSDPHEPLTHGMEKAIDIPTYRMDRPERQEIEILEYIRSVKEDHETRSVVSKKDLLEFSEDKQLPFIENYQGDTTKGKYRLLKTHIVEPLTEKGYITVTDAGVRNDVSLTEAGRNTLRAFRYLLE encoded by the coding sequence ATGCAGACCGCAGAACGGATCCACGTCGCCCCACTGGGTTTCGAGTTCGACCGGATCCTGCTTCCCGCGCTCGAGTACAGCGCCGATCGCGTCGTCCTGCTCGAGTATATTGCATCAGACATCGAACGACCTCCCTATCACGACGAACTAGCAGTGGCTCTGGAGGAGGAAGGGATCGACTGCGAGCGACGGGAGTGCAACATTTTCGACCTCTACGAATCTGTGGCCATCATCGCCGAGATTGCGTCCGAACACCGGGACCACAACGTCTACGTGAACCTCTCGTCGGGTAGCAAAATCACCGCAATTGCCGGGATGATCGCCTGTATGGCGACGCGAGCAGCAGAACCGTACTACATCCGCGCAGACACTTACACGTCAGATCCGCACGAGCCATTGACCCACGGGATGGAGAAGGCGATCGACATCCCGACGTACAGGATGGATCGCCCAGAACGCCAGGAAATCGAGATTCTAGAGTACATCCGGTCGGTCAAAGAAGATCACGAGACGCGATCGGTCGTCTCGAAGAAGGACCTCCTCGAGTTCAGCGAGGACAAACAGCTCCCCTTTATCGAGAACTATCAGGGCGACACGACGAAGGGGAAGTATCGGCTTCTCAAGACCCACATCGTCGAACCCCTGACGGAGAAAGGATACATCACAGTCACGGATGCCGGCGTCCGTAACGACGTGTCGCTAACCGAAGCAGGGCGGAACACACTCCGGGCGTTCCGATACCTGCTAGAGTAG
- a CDS encoding DUF6735 family protein — translation MGHRALVAYERPDSLYNVHYSHWGASNLRLKHAITLETPFGGEYAQESRQNLFTDLRTADDQSEAVALVESDDQPGGQVDVDPWAVGVTLDELLTSQLDYLNHEACYVVDESLNVTAFRTHWFGLQYECRTIESSPTRGNGAIRTVRWYDGNPVGDGFAQGQFDGLKTVVGDMLDRGVFTLSSARDYIERQIRSWMRPNDTVFVRIPDSTTVE, via the coding sequence ATGGGACACAGAGCACTCGTTGCGTACGAACGGCCGGATAGCCTGTACAACGTCCACTACAGCCACTGGGGGGCATCGAACCTCAGACTCAAGCATGCGATCACGCTCGAGACGCCCTTCGGTGGGGAGTATGCACAGGAGTCACGACAGAACCTCTTCACCGATCTTCGAACGGCTGACGACCAGTCCGAAGCAGTGGCACTCGTCGAATCCGACGATCAGCCCGGTGGGCAGGTCGACGTCGACCCGTGGGCCGTCGGCGTGACCCTCGACGAGTTACTCACCAGTCAACTCGACTACCTCAACCACGAAGCCTGCTACGTCGTCGACGAGTCGCTAAACGTCACGGCGTTCCGGACTCACTGGTTCGGCCTGCAGTACGAGTGCCGGACTATCGAATCGAGTCCGACCCGCGGCAATGGGGCAATCAGGACGGTGCGGTGGTACGACGGCAATCCTGTCGGCGACGGCTTCGCCCAGGGCCAGTTCGACGGCCTGAAAACTGTCGTCGGGGACATGCTCGACCGCGGCGTGTTCACGCTCTCGAGTGCTCGCGACTACATCGAACGCCAGATTCGTTCCTGGATGCGGCCGAACGACACCGTGTTCGTACGGATTCCAGACTCAACGACAGTCGAATGA
- a CDS encoding MarR family transcriptional regulator: MPVNFDEYKAHSDESEALPFDPNSNAFAVLSFLAEHPELGFKPAEIHEHVDVAKGSLNPTLSRLEERGLVEHEPPYWSAAADDRLAAITGTMHSMEAFEDHHGDDDFSGWHASDVDPRDHR, encoded by the coding sequence ATGCCCGTGAACTTCGACGAGTACAAGGCTCACAGTGACGAGTCAGAGGCCCTGCCGTTCGATCCGAACTCGAACGCGTTCGCGGTTCTGTCGTTTCTTGCCGAACATCCCGAACTCGGCTTCAAACCCGCCGAGATTCACGAGCACGTCGACGTCGCAAAGGGCAGTCTCAACCCGACGCTATCACGGCTCGAAGAGCGGGGGCTGGTCGAGCACGAACCACCGTACTGGTCTGCGGCGGCCGACGATCGGTTGGCCGCCATCACGGGTACGATGCACAGTATGGAAGCCTTCGAGGATCACCACGGTGACGACGACTTCAGCGGGTGGCACGCGAGCGACGTCGACCCACGCGATCATCGATGA
- a CDS encoding type II toxin-antitoxin system PemK/MazF family toxin encodes MTHEPFHRGNVVWHPAPFKAPPKERPFLVLSDSKHPFHGSEYAVVGLTRTNRPPAIELGPSDWRLGDPGTDSYASPWYVFTIKHADIKRPKGALTSAAIDRVATAVSSMLGVPEASE; translated from the coding sequence ATGACTCACGAGCCATTCCACCGAGGCAACGTCGTGTGGCACCCAGCACCGTTCAAGGCACCGCCGAAGGAACGTCCCTTTCTCGTTCTCAGCGATTCCAAGCACCCATTCCACGGGTCCGAATACGCGGTTGTCGGCCTCACGCGGACGAACCGGCCGCCAGCGATCGAGCTTGGACCGTCGGACTGGCGTCTCGGTGATCCAGGAACAGATAGCTACGCGTCGCCGTGGTACGTCTTCACGATTAAACATGCAGACATTAAACGACCGAAGGGGGCACTCACGTCGGCTGCGATCGACCGAGTTGCAACAGCTGTCAGTTCGATGCTCGGCGTTCCAGAAGCTTCCGAGTAG
- a CDS encoding DUF7109 family protein, producing MQPTADELAGVVDLFGALTRAELRRALSELAFKRGAEPDDPDGVIDDAVASYRLVAVDGDDGTLLVVGPAAFPELPEGAEDLPHIMDAPERTIDRDRAGRAAAERFREEATLAVREGDADAVERLLDVSYDLDAWAPVDVAGAREQLRAEGDN from the coding sequence ATGCAACCGACGGCGGACGAGCTGGCCGGCGTGGTGGACCTGTTCGGCGCGCTCACGCGCGCGGAGCTCCGGCGGGCGCTCTCGGAACTCGCGTTCAAGCGCGGCGCGGAGCCCGACGACCCCGACGGCGTCATCGACGACGCCGTGGCGTCGTACCGCCTCGTGGCCGTCGACGGCGACGACGGGACCCTGCTGGTGGTCGGCCCGGCGGCGTTCCCGGAGCTACCCGAGGGGGCGGAGGACCTCCCGCACATCATGGACGCGCCTGAGCGGACGATCGACCGCGATCGAGCGGGTCGGGCCGCAGCGGAGCGGTTCCGCGAGGAGGCCACGCTGGCCGTCCGCGAGGGCGACGCCGACGCCGTCGAGCGGCTGCTGGACGTGAGCTACGACCTGGACGCGTGGGCGCCCGTCGACGTGGCCGGGGCCCGCGAGCAGCTGCGGGCCGAAGGCGATAACTGA
- a CDS encoding NUDIX hydrolase, producing the protein MEFDRVADHEALAVDDEPREAAVVVPAIERPDGYYVLFTERADHLPNHAGQMSFPGGGREPEDDGLVDTALREANEEVGLEPPEVDVVGRLDDIRTISRYSVRPFVARVPDREYLPNDGEVAEVVPLSVAGLVDLDNYESERRDHPHYGEIRLHFFHVDGVTVWGATARMLAQFLELATDWEIPPEPDRVTGPDDDLPESVRDQV; encoded by the coding sequence ATGGAGTTCGACCGCGTGGCCGACCACGAGGCGCTCGCCGTCGACGACGAGCCCCGGGAGGCCGCGGTGGTCGTGCCCGCTATCGAGCGGCCCGACGGGTACTACGTGCTGTTCACGGAGCGCGCCGACCACCTGCCCAACCACGCGGGCCAGATGAGCTTCCCCGGCGGCGGCCGCGAGCCCGAAGACGACGGGCTGGTCGACACCGCCCTCCGGGAGGCCAACGAGGAGGTGGGGTTAGAGCCCCCCGAGGTCGACGTCGTGGGTCGACTGGACGACATCCGGACCATCTCCCGCTACTCCGTGCGCCCGTTCGTCGCGCGAGTGCCGGACCGCGAGTACCTGCCCAACGACGGCGAGGTGGCCGAGGTGGTCCCGCTGTCGGTCGCGGGACTGGTCGACCTCGACAACTACGAGTCCGAGCGCCGCGACCACCCCCACTACGGGGAGATTCGCCTGCACTTCTTCCACGTGGACGGCGTCACCGTCTGGGGCGCCACGGCCCGGATGCTCGCGCAGTTCCTCGAGCTGGCCACCGACTGGGAGATCCCCCCGGAACCCGACCGCGTGACCGGCCCCGACGACGACCTGCCGGAGAGCGTCCGCGACCAGGTCTGA
- a CDS encoding DUF7388 family protein — MLSGVTLTEAGIDVVALKPTEVDVRRAAELDVDAATVDYEGRDAVPDRAALADLASGVDLRTTTPVRADGFDPLGDDGLTEALPPGVGRVLVAGHQAYLTDQEAERAVAPRLRAAAADADDPWIGTEGIERVAMAVGGTQFEVLSPTTARDLRALRAAGFDGDVAVYAPAVLTEDEDDVLDAVGEYAARRRPVRKALPEGAATDATATGRARDVLSQAVRDYALVGEPDAVADRVAGLKDAGATTVVAYPARGLDPFL; from the coding sequence ATGCTCTCAGGAGTCACGCTGACGGAGGCCGGCATCGACGTGGTCGCGCTGAAACCGACGGAGGTCGACGTCCGCAGAGCGGCGGAACTGGACGTCGACGCGGCGACCGTCGACTACGAGGGGCGGGACGCCGTCCCCGACCGAGCGGCGCTCGCCGACCTGGCGAGCGGGGTCGACCTCCGCACGACGACGCCGGTCCGGGCCGACGGGTTCGACCCGCTGGGCGACGACGGACTGACCGAGGCGCTCCCGCCGGGCGTCGGGCGCGTCCTCGTCGCGGGCCACCAGGCCTACCTCACCGATCAGGAGGCCGAGCGGGCGGTCGCGCCGCGGCTCCGGGCCGCCGCCGCGGACGCCGACGACCCGTGGATCGGGACCGAGGGCATCGAGCGGGTGGCGATGGCCGTCGGCGGCACGCAGTTCGAGGTGCTCTCGCCGACGACCGCGCGGGACCTCCGGGCGCTGCGGGCAGCCGGGTTCGACGGCGACGTGGCCGTCTACGCGCCGGCCGTGCTGACCGAGGACGAGGACGACGTCCTCGACGCCGTGGGCGAGTACGCCGCTCGCCGCCGGCCGGTCCGGAAGGCGCTCCCCGAGGGCGCAGCCACGGACGCGACGGCGACGGGCCGGGCGCGGGACGTCCTCTCGCAGGCGGTCCGCGACTACGCGCTGGTCGGTGAGCCCGATGCGGTGGCCGACCGCGTCGCGGGGCTGAAAGACGCCGGCGCGACGACCGTCGTCGCCTACCCCGCCCGGGGGCTCGATCCCTTCCTGTAG
- a CDS encoding NAD(P)/FAD-dependent oxidoreductase, which translates to MRVAVVGGGAVGVTAATEAAEAGADVVLYERSDLAGGSTGRAAGICYDAYAEDVDAAVAAEALSRFRELGVLTECPYVWYAREGDDSKAAAVREQVPRMEAHGRDVSLVDPDELGERYPQLRTDDLAVAAIAHRAGHVDPTEYVQAMAERALAAGVGVRTEREVSLAGPTTVDASDETVEFDVVLVAAGPATKGLVGEVGVEIPLKAYRAQALVTEPVRATLPMAYDASRECYWRPRDGGLLVGDGTREADPDDWDPEADAAFEASALERLRDATTLDPDVDRSWAGLCTATPDRDPLLGEVADGLHVATGWHGHGLMRAPALGARAAELLLGGEGIDAFDPDRFDGDEEFDVVEGMTFDEE; encoded by the coding sequence ATGCGCGTGGCCGTCGTCGGCGGCGGCGCCGTCGGGGTGACCGCCGCCACCGAGGCCGCCGAGGCGGGCGCCGACGTCGTCCTCTACGAGCGCTCGGACCTGGCCGGTGGCTCGACCGGTCGGGCCGCCGGCATCTGCTACGACGCCTACGCCGAGGACGTCGACGCCGCCGTCGCCGCCGAGGCCCTCTCGCGGTTCCGGGAGCTGGGCGTGCTCACCGAGTGCCCCTACGTCTGGTACGCCCGGGAGGGCGACGACTCGAAAGCCGCGGCCGTCCGCGAGCAGGTGCCCCGAATGGAAGCGCACGGCCGGGACGTGTCACTGGTCGACCCCGACGAGCTCGGCGAACGCTACCCGCAGTTGCGGACCGACGACCTCGCCGTAGCCGCGATCGCCCACCGGGCCGGCCACGTCGACCCGACGGAGTACGTTCAGGCGATGGCCGAGCGGGCGCTGGCCGCTGGCGTCGGCGTCCGGACCGAGCGGGAGGTGTCGCTGGCCGGGCCGACCACCGTCGACGCGTCCGACGAGACGGTCGAGTTCGACGTCGTGCTGGTCGCGGCCGGCCCCGCGACGAAGGGCCTCGTGGGCGAGGTCGGCGTCGAGATCCCGCTGAAGGCCTACCGCGCGCAGGCGCTCGTCACGGAGCCGGTCCGGGCGACGCTGCCGATGGCCTACGACGCCAGCAGGGAGTGCTACTGGCGGCCCCGCGACGGCGGCCTGCTCGTCGGCGACGGGACCCGCGAGGCCGACCCAGACGACTGGGACCCCGAGGCCGACGCCGCGTTCGAGGCGAGCGCGCTGGAGCGCCTCCGCGACGCGACGACGCTCGATCCCGACGTCGACCGGTCATGGGCCGGCCTCTGCACTGCCACGCCCGACCGGGACCCCCTCCTGGGCGAGGTGGCCGACGGGCTGCACGTCGCGACGGGCTGGCACGGCCACGGCCTGATGCGCGCCCCGGCGCTGGGGGCGCGGGCCGCGGAGCTACTGCTGGGCGGCGAGGGGATCGACGCGTTCGACCCCGACCGGTTCGACGGCGACGAGGAGTTCGACGTGGTCGAGGGGATGACGTTCGACGAGGAGTGA
- a CDS encoding DUF7559 family protein, translated as MPATEELRCTSEDCELDMFENHYTYDVDDDLGVSDLRCPLCGGTDCLERIEV; from the coding sequence ATGCCCGCGACTGAGGAGCTCCGATGCACGAGCGAGGACTGCGAACTCGACATGTTCGAGAATCATTATACGTACGACGTGGACGACGACCTCGGCGTCTCAGACCTTCGGTGTCCCCTCTGCGGCGGGACGGACTGCCTCGAGCGGATCGAAGTCTAG
- a CDS encoding DUF2270 domain-containing protein, whose amino-acid sequence MADDEPPDGDHVVQIDDVIAEYDGLTGEFYRGEIDRTSTWRARLDQTTNWAVVVVAAILTWAFTSANNPHFVILIGMFGVSAFLVMEATRYREYDVWRNRVRLLQAGLYAELFAGKTDTPDWRDRIGEQLLQPEFNITFQEALTHRLRRSYLALLLLLLAAWFARITVFLPDQDWRQTASIFIVPGELVVVVVAAFYAVVIALAAYSARGERVREFQE is encoded by the coding sequence ATGGCTGACGACGAGCCGCCCGACGGCGACCACGTGGTGCAGATCGACGACGTCATCGCCGAGTACGACGGACTGACGGGCGAGTTCTACCGCGGCGAGATCGACCGGACGTCCACCTGGCGGGCCCGGCTGGACCAGACGACCAACTGGGCCGTGGTGGTCGTCGCCGCCATCCTGACGTGGGCGTTCACGAGCGCGAACAACCCTCACTTCGTGATCCTCATCGGCATGTTCGGGGTGTCCGCCTTCCTCGTCATGGAGGCGACGCGGTACAGGGAGTACGACGTCTGGCGCAACCGGGTACGGCTCCTCCAGGCCGGGCTGTACGCCGAACTGTTCGCCGGGAAGACCGACACGCCGGACTGGCGGGATCGAATCGGCGAGCAGCTGCTCCAGCCCGAGTTCAACATCACCTTCCAGGAGGCGCTGACACACCGGCTGCGCCGCTCGTACCTCGCCCTGCTCTTGCTCCTGCTGGCCGCGTGGTTCGCGCGGATAACGGTCTTCCTGCCCGACCAGGACTGGCGCCAGACCGCGTCGATCTTCATCGTCCCCGGGGAACTCGTCGTGGTCGTCGTCGCGGCGTTTTACGCCGTCGTGATCGCGCTCGCGGCGTACTCCGCCCGGGGAGAGCGGGTCCGGGAGTTCCAGGAGTAA
- a CDS encoding ABC transporter ATP-binding protein, with protein sequence MAEDHGGFEEVRGNLSGNPMRRLLAYAIPYWPRLTAGIVASFLTRFARLVPPIIVGAAIDRVVRGSGEPGLLARVGLLPSGTIEGEAARLALLQQLVVIAALAYLVRSITRFASRYLLQSSAQKIQRDLRNDTYDHLQRLSLDFYANHQTGGMMSILNSDVNRLEKFLNTEFRQIIRVVATVGGIAAVLYFFYSEKLALIALAPVPIIGVASWFFLSWIEPRYKSIRETVARLNTRLENNLSGAAVIKSFDRYDFESGRVADQSQEYHDEKVAALRLRRGFFSALRLLTGVVFVLVLLVAGRDIIAGDPNALSAGGVAVFFLYLRRLYSPMRRVGKSANKYQLAKSSAERVFGLLAQEPTVTQPEDPYEPESIDGSVTFDSVEFGYTDDERVIEDVSLDVPAGATVGLAGTTGAGKSTLLKLVPRFHDVDAGSVSVDGRDVREYDLQSLREEVAVVEQQPYLFSGTVAENVAYGDREVLDGEQAGDAAARDRVREAAAAAEAHEFISDLPEGYDTEIGERGIKLSGGQRQRVAIARALLNDPAIIVFDEATSDVDTETEDRIQESLDELIEDRTAFVIAHRLSTIRDADRIVVMNDGRVAESGTHADLVAADGEYADLWRGQADRTAAGAD encoded by the coding sequence ATGGCAGAGGACCACGGCGGGTTCGAGGAGGTCCGCGGGAACCTCTCGGGCAACCCGATGCGACGGCTCCTCGCGTACGCGATCCCGTACTGGCCGCGGCTGACGGCGGGCATCGTCGCCTCCTTTCTGACGCGGTTCGCTCGCCTCGTGCCCCCGATCATCGTCGGCGCCGCCATCGACCGCGTCGTCCGCGGCTCGGGCGAGCCCGGCCTGCTCGCGAGGGTCGGGCTCCTCCCGAGCGGCACCATCGAGGGCGAGGCCGCCAGGCTCGCGCTCCTCCAGCAACTGGTCGTCATCGCCGCGCTGGCGTACCTGGTCAGGTCGATCACCAGATTCGCCTCGCGGTACCTGCTCCAGTCCAGCGCCCAGAAGATCCAGCGGGACCTCCGCAACGACACGTACGATCACCTGCAACGCCTCTCGCTCGACTTCTACGCGAACCACCAGACCGGCGGCATGATGTCGATCCTCAACAGCGACGTCAACCGGCTGGAGAAGTTCCTGAACACGGAGTTCCGCCAGATTATCCGGGTGGTGGCGACGGTCGGCGGCATCGCTGCCGTCCTCTACTTCTTCTACTCCGAGAAGCTCGCGCTGATCGCGCTGGCGCCCGTGCCGATCATCGGCGTGGCGAGCTGGTTCTTCTTGAGCTGGATCGAGCCCCGCTACAAGTCGATCCGGGAGACGGTCGCGCGGCTGAACACGCGCCTGGAGAACAACCTCAGCGGCGCGGCGGTGATCAAGTCCTTCGACCGGTACGACTTCGAGTCCGGCCGCGTCGCCGACCAGAGCCAGGAGTACCACGACGAGAAGGTCGCCGCTCTGCGGCTCCGGCGCGGCTTCTTCTCCGCGCTGCGGCTGCTCACCGGCGTCGTGTTCGTCCTCGTCTTGCTGGTCGCCGGACGGGACATCATCGCCGGCGATCCGAACGCGCTGTCGGCCGGGGGCGTCGCCGTCTTCTTCCTGTACCTCCGGCGGCTCTACTCGCCGATGCGGCGGGTCGGTAAGTCCGCCAACAAGTACCAGCTCGCCAAGTCCAGCGCGGAGCGGGTGTTCGGCCTGCTCGCGCAGGAACCGACGGTGACCCAGCCCGAGGACCCGTACGAACCGGAGTCGATCGACGGCTCGGTGACCTTCGACTCGGTCGAGTTCGGCTACACCGATGACGAGCGGGTGATCGAAGACGTCTCGCTCGACGTTCCCGCCGGCGCGACGGTCGGGCTCGCCGGCACCACCGGCGCGGGCAAGTCGACGCTGCTGAAGCTCGTCCCGCGGTTCCACGATGTGGACGCCGGCAGCGTGTCGGTCGACGGCCGCGACGTCCGCGAGTACGACCTCCAGTCGCTCCGCGAGGAGGTGGCCGTCGTCGAGCAGCAGCCCTACCTCTTCTCGGGCACCGTCGCGGAGAACGTCGCCTACGGCGATCGCGAGGTCCTCGACGGCGAGCAGGCGGGCGACGCGGCGGCCCGCGACCGCGTCCGCGAGGCCGCCGCGGCGGCGGAGGCCCACGAGTTCATCTCGGACCTGCCGGAGGGCTACGACACGGAGATCGGCGAGCGGGGGATCAAGCTCTCGGGCGGCCAGCGCCAGCGCGTCGCCATCGCCCGCGCGCTGCTGAACGATCCGGCGATCATCGTCTTCGACGAGGCCACCAGCGATGTCGACACGGAGACGGAGGACCGCATTCAGGAGAGCCTCGACGAACTGATCGAGGACCGCACCGCGTTCGTCATCGCCCACCGCCTCTCGACGATCCGGGACGCCGACCGCATCGTCGTCATGAACGACGGGCGCGTCGCCGAGTCCGGCACCCACGCGGACCTCGTCGCGGCGGACGGCGAGTACGCCGACCTGTGGCGCGGGCAGGCCGACCGGACGGCCGCCGGCGCCGACTAG
- a CDS encoding Hsp20/alpha crystallin family protein has translation MFKDLGKSIGDAVFENLGRAAGRVQEQTPLPVDLLESDEAYLAVFDAPGASAGDVRVQYEDGRIDVRLDRFRSFRDDFDLRYPGRGLSLEGSVDLPEDARVAPDAASATLRDNGTLEVRVPRRDATEPVDETVEEVDEREEAGEAVDEAGDEE, from the coding sequence ATGTTCAAGGACCTCGGCAAGTCGATCGGCGACGCCGTCTTCGAGAACCTGGGCCGTGCCGCGGGGCGCGTCCAGGAGCAGACGCCGCTACCGGTCGACCTGCTGGAGAGCGACGAGGCCTACCTGGCCGTGTTCGACGCTCCGGGCGCGTCGGCCGGCGACGTCCGCGTCCAGTACGAGGACGGCCGGATCGACGTCCGCCTCGACCGCTTCCGGTCGTTCCGCGACGACTTCGACCTGCGGTATCCCGGACGCGGCCTCTCGCTGGAGGGCAGCGTCGACCTGCCGGAGGACGCCCGAGTCGCCCCCGACGCGGCGTCGGCCACGCTCCGGGACAACGGCACGCTGGAGGTCCGCGTTCCCAGGCGGGACGCGACCGAACCGGTCGACGAGACGGTCGAGGAGGTCGACGAACGCGAAGAGGCCGGCGAAGCAGTCGACGAGGCCGGCGACGAGGAGTAG
- a CDS encoding DUF389 domain-containing protein gives MRLIQIAVPEDQRAALVEVLEDRDLGYTVTNGLVDGGDRAIISFVLPADAVEYVLDDMEQRGFDTETFTVSVETEYATFEGVDDVQDEWAKTPNRIAPETLRSKAKDLRLNTRSYLWMMVLSTVIATAGLLLGSPAIVVGSMVLAPIVSPMLTASVGAVRDDRDMVLDSLHMQGLGLGLAVIGAFLFSLLAKHFFAVPMALDIATIEVISGRFSPGMLAVVVGLASGAAGAFGLATKGQVSIVGVMIAAALIPTAAASGIGFAWDVPIVGLGSLVLLLVTIVAVNVGGVTMLSYLGYRPDEVDEGFFDLSSAREVAVLVATAVAAVLVVTAVGYGSYQQFAFERSVNSAVTDVLESGEYDELEVTSIATEYAAAGPVSDPTTVTVTLSRTSDRSYGGLPNAFYRSIANETDEDVQVRVQYQDFDRSNVSATDSGSAALEAGGPRGVATTGIR, from the coding sequence ATGCGCCTCATCCAGATCGCCGTCCCCGAGGACCAGCGGGCGGCGCTGGTCGAGGTCCTCGAGGACCGGGATCTCGGGTACACCGTCACGAACGGGCTGGTCGACGGCGGCGACCGGGCGATCATCTCCTTCGTGTTGCCCGCCGACGCCGTCGAGTACGTGCTCGACGACATGGAACAACGGGGATTCGACACGGAGACGTTCACCGTCTCCGTCGAGACGGAGTACGCGACCTTCGAGGGCGTCGACGACGTCCAGGACGAGTGGGCCAAGACGCCCAACCGGATCGCGCCGGAGACGCTCCGCTCGAAGGCCAAGGACCTCCGGCTGAACACCCGCTCGTACCTGTGGATGATGGTCCTGTCCACCGTCATCGCGACCGCCGGCCTGCTCCTGGGGTCGCCCGCTATCGTCGTCGGGTCGATGGTGCTCGCGCCGATCGTCAGCCCGATGCTGACTGCCAGCGTCGGCGCCGTCCGCGACGACCGCGACATGGTGCTCGACAGCCTCCACATGCAGGGGCTCGGCCTCGGACTCGCCGTGATCGGGGCGTTCCTGTTCAGCCTCCTCGCCAAGCACTTCTTCGCGGTCCCGATGGCGCTGGACATCGCCACCATCGAGGTTATCTCCGGCCGTTTCTCGCCGGGGATGCTGGCCGTCGTCGTCGGCCTCGCCTCCGGCGCGGCCGGCGCCTTCGGCCTCGCGACGAAGGGACAGGTCAGCATCGTCGGCGTGATGATCGCCGCGGCGCTGATCCCGACGGCAGCAGCGTCCGGCATCGGGTTCGCCTGGGACGTGCCCATCGTCGGCCTGGGTTCGCTCGTCCTGCTGCTCGTGACCATCGTCGCGGTCAACGTTGGCGGTGTCACCATGCTGAGCTACCTCGGCTACCGCCCCGACGAGGTCGACGAGGGCTTCTTCGACCTGTCGTCGGCGCGCGAGGTCGCCGTCCTCGTCGCGACGGCCGTGGCCGCCGTCCTCGTCGTCACCGCCGTCGGCTACGGCTCCTACCAGCAGTTCGCCTTCGAGCGGTCGGTCAACAGCGCCGTGACCGATGTCCTCGAGAGCGGCGAGTACGACGAACTGGAGGTGACCTCGATCGCCACGGAGTACGCCGCCGCCGGTCCGGTCTCCGATCCCACCACCGTGACCGTCACGCTCAGTCGGACCAGCGACCGGTCCTACGGCGGCCTCCCCAACGCCTTCTACCGGTCGATAGCGAACGAGACGGACGAGGACGTCCAGGTGCGGGTGCAGTACCAGGACTTCGACCGGTCGAACGTGTCGGCTACGGACAGCGGGAGCGCAGCGCTAGAGGCGGGCGGGCCGCGCGGCGTCGCGACTACCGGGATCCGCTGA
- a CDS encoding HAD family hydrolase, producing MTYDTVVFDNDGVLVGRTDFDVLREATRETFEQFDVTDPDADHVDDMTVGATPEQVDRICNTYDLDPETFWRKRDATMSRAQQEEARAGRKALYDDVHALADLDVARGIVSSNQHETVEFLVDHHEVTHLFDTYYGREPIIESLDRRKPDPHYLERALSDLDADSALFVGDNESDIWAAENAGIDSAFIRRPHRTDWDLNCWPTWDIDSLDDLHDICTA from the coding sequence TCCGGGAGGCGACCCGGGAGACGTTCGAGCAGTTCGACGTGACCGACCCGGACGCCGACCACGTCGACGACATGACCGTCGGGGCGACCCCCGAGCAGGTAGACCGCATCTGTAACACGTACGACCTCGACCCCGAGACGTTCTGGCGGAAGCGCGACGCCACGATGTCGCGCGCTCAGCAGGAGGAGGCCCGCGCCGGCCGGAAGGCGCTGTACGACGACGTCCATGCGCTGGCCGACCTCGACGTCGCGCGGGGCATCGTCAGTTCGAACCAGCACGAGACCGTGGAGTTCCTCGTCGACCACCACGAGGTCACCCACCTGTTCGACACGTACTACGGCCGCGAGCCCATCATCGAGAGCCTCGACCGCCGCAAACCCGACCCGCACTACCTGGAGCGGGCCCTGTCGGATCTGGACGCCGACTCGGCGCTGTTCGTCGGCGACAACGAGTCCGACATCTGGGCCGCGGAGAACGCGGGCATCGACTCCGCGTTCATCCGCCGGCCCCACCGCACGGACTGGGACCTGAACTGCTGGCCGACCTGGGACATCGACTCGCTGGACGACCTCCACGACATCTGCACGGCCTGA